In Zobellia roscoffensis, the following are encoded in one genomic region:
- a CDS encoding DUF4199 domain-containing protein, translating to MKTTKKTIDKMEDTQAQTGKFSLNYGLLVGAVGIAFGIMLYTMDMHYERGFAVQGTQTLILVAGIVLGIYQFKKANSNFLTISEALKVGAGVALIAGLLGILYFYIFSNFIEPDFMDNMYEIGKQQALIDNPKLTEEQIDQGIEMQKSFSWMTYPIILVMNILIGLVVGVITGLILKKDKPAY from the coding sequence TTGAAAACAACCAAAAAGACTATAGATAAGATGGAAGATACTCAAGCTCAAACGGGAAAGTTTTCTCTTAATTACGGACTACTAGTAGGCGCTGTTGGCATTGCCTTTGGCATTATGCTCTACACGATGGATATGCACTATGAACGTGGCTTTGCCGTGCAAGGTACACAAACGTTAATTTTAGTTGCCGGTATTGTATTGGGCATTTATCAATTTAAAAAGGCAAATTCTAACTTCCTAACAATTTCCGAAGCTTTAAAAGTTGGTGCAGGAGTCGCCCTTATTGCAGGTCTTTTAGGCATACTCTATTTTTACATCTTCTCTAATTTTATAGAACCTGATTTCATGGATAATATGTATGAAATTGGAAAACAGCAAGCTTTAATAGACAATCCTAAACTTACGGAAGAACAAATTGACCAAGGTATAGAAATGCAGAAGTCGTTCTCTTGGATGACTTACCCCATAATTTTGGTCATGAACATCCTTATTGGCCTGGTGGTTGGTGTTATTACAGGTCTAATCCTAAAAAAAGACAAACCTGCATATTAG
- a CDS encoding glycosyltransferase family 2 protein translates to MDLSIIIPLLNEEESLKELHEWIVNVMRSNNFTYEIIFIDDGSTDDSWKIITALSESNPSVNGLRFRTNFGKSQALHAGFKAAKGNVVITMDADLQDDPEEIPELYRLIKEDKYDLVSGWKKKRFDSVLSKNMPSKLFNWAARKTSGVKLHDFNCGLKAFDKKVIKTIEVSGEMHRYIPVLAKNAGYSNIGEKVVKHQARKYGHTKFGMERFINGFLDLLTIWFVSKFGRQPMHLFGALGVLMFIIGFGFAIYLGVDKLFINPYGRLITDRPQFFIALTAMIIGTQLFLAGFLGEILIRSRKNETRYTISEEIGPESKAKEYSS, encoded by the coding sequence ATGGATCTGTCCATAATTATACCCTTACTTAACGAAGAAGAATCTCTAAAAGAGCTTCATGAGTGGATTGTAAACGTTATGCGTTCCAACAATTTCACTTATGAGATTATTTTCATAGATGATGGTAGTACCGATGATTCTTGGAAAATAATTACAGCACTCTCTGAGTCAAACCCTAGTGTAAACGGGCTGCGATTCAGAACTAATTTCGGAAAATCTCAAGCGCTACACGCTGGTTTTAAAGCAGCAAAAGGCAATGTAGTTATTACTATGGATGCCGACCTTCAAGATGATCCTGAAGAAATTCCTGAATTGTACCGATTAATAAAAGAAGATAAGTACGATTTAGTTTCGGGTTGGAAGAAAAAAAGATTTGATTCGGTACTTTCTAAAAATATGCCTTCCAAATTGTTTAATTGGGCGGCAAGAAAGACTTCTGGTGTAAAACTACATGATTTTAATTGTGGCCTCAAGGCTTTCGATAAAAAAGTCATCAAAACCATTGAGGTATCTGGTGAAATGCACAGATATATTCCAGTTTTGGCTAAAAACGCTGGTTACAGCAATATTGGAGAAAAAGTTGTAAAACACCAGGCACGTAAATATGGACACACTAAATTTGGAATGGAACGTTTTATAAACGGTTTTCTAGACTTGTTGACCATTTGGTTTGTATCTAAATTTGGTCGTCAGCCTATGCATTTATTTGGTGCATTGGGTGTTCTCATGTTCATTATAGGCTTTGGATTTGCCATCTATTTAGGTGTAGATAAGCTATTTATCAACCCATATGGAAGATTAATAACTGATCGCCCACAATTTTTCATTGCACTTACCGCAATGATAATTGGTACTCAATTATTTTTAGCTGGATTTTTAGGCGAAATTTTGATAAGATCACGAAAAAACGAAACACGTTATACCATTTCCGAAGAAATAGGCCCGGAGTCAAAAGCAAAAGAATATTCTTCGTAA
- a CDS encoding ABC transporter ATP-binding protein, translated as MEYFKKILRFAKPYKLFAFLNIISNILYALFSTLAMISLFPMLTVLFNKTEPLYVKPEWKGLSSAKDYITEYLNFFVTERSQQGDAGDVLMLMVILIISMFFMKNVFNYLAMYFITFLRNGVLKDLRNELYDKTVELPISYYSEKRKGDTIARITSDVLEIQHSFLSILELIVREPLTILFTIIAMLSISPKLTLFVFLFLPLSGFLISLIGKSLKRKSAKVQKEQGFFLSILEETLGGLRVIKAFNAESRFSKTFQASTKRFFNFSNSLLNRQNLASPTSEFFGIAAIGVILWYGGQMVLVEQTLEPGLFITYMTLSYQILTPAKAISKASYSVKKGNAAAERVIEILETKNPIVDKPDALVKETFDKGLEIQNISFKYEDEYVLKNFNLKVPKGETVALVGQSGSGKSTIANLVTRFYDVNEGEISIDGHNIKDISKKSLRGLLGLVTQDSILFNDTVASNISLGKENATKEEIIEAAKIANAHDFIADLPKGYDTNIGDSGNKLSGGQKQRLSIARAVLKNPPIMILDEATSALDTESERLVQDALEKMMRNRTSIVIAHRLSTIQNANTIVVLQKGEIVEQGSHDELIAKDGAYKKLVQMQSLG; from the coding sequence ATGGAGTATTTCAAAAAAATCCTTCGGTTTGCAAAGCCGTATAAATTATTTGCATTTTTAAATATTATATCGAACATTCTCTATGCCTTGTTTTCAACATTGGCAATGATTTCGTTGTTCCCTATGTTAACGGTCCTTTTCAATAAAACTGAACCGCTTTACGTAAAGCCGGAATGGAAAGGACTGTCTAGTGCCAAGGACTATATTACGGAATACCTAAATTTTTTCGTTACCGAAAGAAGTCAGCAAGGCGATGCCGGCGATGTCCTCATGCTAATGGTAATTCTAATTATTAGTATGTTCTTCATGAAGAACGTATTTAATTACCTCGCCATGTACTTTATTACTTTTTTGCGTAACGGGGTACTTAAAGATTTACGGAATGAACTGTATGACAAAACAGTAGAATTGCCCATTTCATACTATTCGGAAAAGAGAAAAGGGGACACTATTGCCCGTATTACTTCGGATGTACTAGAAATTCAACATTCCTTTTTATCCATATTAGAGCTTATCGTTAGAGAACCATTGACTATACTATTCACTATTATAGCCATGTTATCCATAAGTCCTAAACTAACACTATTTGTATTTTTGTTCCTTCCGCTTTCTGGTTTTTTAATTTCATTAATAGGAAAATCGCTGAAAAGAAAATCCGCCAAGGTTCAAAAAGAACAAGGCTTTTTCTTATCTATCTTAGAAGAGACCTTAGGTGGTTTACGGGTTATAAAAGCTTTTAATGCAGAATCTAGGTTTTCAAAAACATTTCAAGCCTCCACCAAAAGATTTTTTAATTTCTCCAATAGCCTACTCAACAGACAAAACTTAGCTTCACCTACAAGTGAGTTCTTTGGTATTGCCGCAATTGGTGTTATCCTTTGGTACGGTGGGCAAATGGTTCTTGTAGAACAGACTTTGGAGCCTGGGCTATTCATTACCTACATGACGCTTTCGTATCAGATTTTAACGCCTGCAAAAGCAATTAGCAAAGCTTCATACAGTGTAAAAAAAGGAAACGCTGCCGCAGAGCGGGTCATAGAAATCCTTGAAACGAAAAACCCTATCGTAGACAAGCCAGATGCTTTGGTCAAGGAAACTTTTGACAAAGGGTTAGAAATTCAAAATATATCTTTTAAATATGAAGATGAATATGTATTAAAAAACTTCAATTTAAAAGTTCCTAAAGGAGAAACCGTAGCGCTTGTTGGGCAATCTGGTAGTGGAAAAAGTACGATTGCGAACCTGGTGACCCGTTTTTATGACGTTAATGAAGGTGAGATTTCCATAGACGGTCACAACATCAAAGACATATCCAAAAAGTCTTTAAGAGGTCTTCTTGGCCTTGTTACACAAGATAGCATCTTATTTAATGACACCGTAGCTAGCAATATTTCCTTGGGCAAAGAAAATGCTACCAAGGAAGAAATAATAGAGGCGGCAAAAATTGCCAATGCCCACGATTTTATAGCAGACCTACCTAAAGGCTATGACACCAATATTGGCGACAGCGGCAACAAACTCAGTGGTGGTCAAAAGCAACGTTTATCCATTGCAAGAGCGGTATTAAAAAATCCTCCCATCATGATATTGGACGAGGCCACTTCTGCCCTAGATACGGAGAGCGAACGCCTGGTACAAGATGCTTTGGAGAAAATGATGCGCAATAGAACTTCCATAGTTATCGCCCATAGACTTTCCACCATTCAGAATGCCAATACCATTGTGGTACTTCAAAAAGGAGAAATAGTAGAACAAGGTTCTCACGACGAACTCATCGCTAAAGATGGCGCTTATAAAAAACTAGTGCAAATGCAATCTTTGGGCTAA
- a CDS encoding phospho-sugar mutase → MDAILNTAKTWLTDFFDPEVKKEVQHLIDNDTEELKDRFYKNMEFGTGGMRGVMGVGTNRINKYTLGKSTQGLSNYLKKTYSNEEIKVVIAFDCRHNSDTLARTVAEVLSANGIKVFLFSELRTTPELSFAVRHLGCHAGIVLTASHNPPEYNGYKVYWTDGGQIVPPQDGEIISEINSLSFEDIKFEANDSLIETIDKEVDEAFITESVANGNFNAAGKDDFQIVFTSLHGTSITAIPEVLKRADYKNVTIIEEQAKPDGDFPTVKSPNPEEPEALSMAVAKAEEIGADMVVGTDPDSDRLGIAVRNLDGEMEIVNGNQAMILMTKFLLEKQKEKGFKGNEFIATTIVSTPMMEAMAKAYGIEFKTALTGFKWIGKMIKDFPESNFVGGGEESFGYMVGDFVRDKDAVTSTLLACEIAAQAKADGSSFYKKLIDCYVDYGFYKEKLISITKKGMSGAEEIKQMLIDFKENPVSSVAGSKVKWIEDYNTSIAKNVLTGEEKAIDIPKSNVLIYETEDGTRIAARPSGTEPKVKFYISTNTKLEKAEDFKKVSKELDNKIQDILRELNLG, encoded by the coding sequence ATGGATGCCATTCTAAATACTGCCAAAACTTGGTTGACCGATTTTTTTGACCCAGAAGTAAAAAAAGAAGTTCAACACCTAATTGATAACGATACTGAAGAGCTAAAGGACAGATTCTACAAGAATATGGAATTTGGAACCGGCGGCATGCGAGGTGTAATGGGTGTTGGCACCAATAGAATCAATAAATACACTTTAGGTAAAAGCACTCAAGGTTTAAGCAATTACCTTAAAAAAACATACAGTAACGAAGAAATAAAAGTAGTTATCGCGTTTGATTGTCGTCACAATAGCGACACCTTGGCAAGAACCGTAGCTGAAGTACTTTCTGCAAACGGAATCAAAGTTTTTCTTTTTTCTGAATTACGCACCACTCCAGAATTATCTTTTGCCGTTAGACATTTAGGTTGCCACGCTGGTATAGTCCTTACTGCTTCTCACAACCCGCCAGAGTATAATGGCTATAAAGTATATTGGACCGACGGCGGACAAATTGTTCCACCGCAAGATGGTGAGATTATATCAGAAATCAATTCGCTTTCTTTTGAGGACATTAAGTTCGAGGCCAATGATAGTCTAATTGAAACTATTGACAAAGAAGTTGATGAAGCTTTCATAACAGAATCGGTAGCTAATGGAAACTTTAACGCTGCAGGTAAAGATGATTTTCAAATTGTTTTTACTTCGCTTCACGGTACATCCATTACTGCTATTCCAGAAGTGTTAAAAAGAGCCGATTACAAAAATGTAACCATTATTGAAGAGCAGGCCAAACCTGATGGTGACTTCCCAACGGTGAAATCTCCAAACCCTGAAGAGCCAGAAGCTCTTTCAATGGCAGTTGCAAAAGCCGAGGAAATAGGAGCTGATATGGTTGTAGGTACCGACCCGGATAGTGACCGTTTGGGTATTGCCGTTCGTAACCTTGACGGAGAAATGGAAATAGTAAATGGTAACCAAGCCATGATTTTAATGACCAAATTTCTTTTGGAAAAGCAAAAAGAAAAAGGTTTTAAAGGCAATGAATTTATCGCTACTACTATTGTTTCAACCCCTATGATGGAGGCTATGGCAAAAGCTTATGGTATTGAATTCAAAACAGCACTTACTGGCTTTAAATGGATTGGAAAAATGATAAAAGACTTCCCGGAATCCAATTTTGTTGGTGGTGGCGAAGAAAGTTTTGGTTATATGGTAGGTGATTTTGTTCGTGACAAAGACGCCGTTACCTCTACCCTACTAGCTTGTGAAATTGCTGCTCAGGCTAAAGCAGATGGTAGTTCTTTTTACAAAAAGTTGATCGACTGCTATGTTGATTATGGTTTCTATAAAGAAAAACTGATTTCCATTACTAAAAAGGGAATGAGCGGAGCCGAGGAAATCAAACAAATGCTAATAGACTTTAAAGAGAACCCTGTTTCTTCTGTTGCTGGTTCTAAAGTAAAATGGATTGAAGACTACAACACTTCTATCGCTAAAAATGTGCTTACAGGTGAAGAGAAAGCTATCGATATCCCAAAATCCAATGTATTAATATACGAAACTGAAGACGGCACACGAATTGCTGCAAGGCCAAGTGGAACCGAGCCTAAGGTGAAATTTTATATCAGTACAAATACAAAATTGGAAAAAGCAGAAGATTTCAAAAAAGTCTCTAAAGAATTGGATAATAAAATCCAGGATATTCTTAGAGAACTTAATCTCGGTTAA
- a CDS encoding RNA polymerase sigma factor: MIAEETLVNQLQQTETQASAFGVLVDTYKERLYWHIRRIVLNHDDADDVLQNTFIKVYKNISNFKGDSKLYSWIYRIATNEALSFLKSKSRMMGVSDGELQDRLVENLKADVYFEGEEIQLKLQQAIATLPEKQKLVFNMKYFQELKYEEISEILETSVGGLKASYHLATKKIEAHLKEQKEYL; the protein is encoded by the coding sequence TTGATTGCAGAGGAAACCTTAGTAAATCAGTTACAACAGACAGAAACGCAGGCCAGCGCTTTTGGGGTATTGGTAGATACTTATAAAGAGCGTCTATACTGGCATATTCGTAGAATTGTGTTAAACCATGATGATGCAGATGATGTGCTACAGAATACTTTTATAAAGGTTTACAAAAACATTTCAAATTTTAAGGGAGATAGTAAACTCTATTCTTGGATCTATAGGATAGCTACCAACGAGGCGCTTTCATTTTTGAAAAGCAAATCCAGGATGATGGGTGTCAGTGATGGAGAATTACAAGACCGTTTAGTCGAAAATCTTAAAGCGGACGTATATTTTGAAGGTGAAGAAATACAATTAAAGCTACAGCAGGCCATAGCAACCCTGCCAGAAAAGCAAAAACTAGTCTTCAACATGAAATACTTCCAAGAGCTTAAATACGAAGAAATTTCAGAGATTCTTGAAACATCGGTCGGAGGTCTAAAAGCCTCTTATCATCTGGCAACCAAGAAGATTGAAGCACATTTAAAAGAACAAAAAGAATATCTTTAG